The nucleotide window CCACGGCACCGGGGCCAAGGCCGGCACCACCCCGCGGGTCTGTCCGACCTGCGAGGGCACCGGCCAGACCAGCCGCAACGCCGGCGGGTTCGCGTTCGCCGAGCCGTGCCGCGCCTGCCGTGGCCGAGGGCTCGTCGTCGACGACCCGTGCCCGACCTGCCAGGGAAGCGGCCGAGGTCGGTCGACCCGCACCATCCAGGCCCGCATCCCGGCCGGCGTTCGGGACGGCCAGCGGATCCGGCTCAAGGGCAAGGGCGCGTCCGGTGAGCGCGGCGGCCCCAATGGCGACCTGTACGTCGTCGTCAAGGTCACGCCGCACCCGCTGTTCGGGCGGTCCGAGGACAACCTGACCATCACCGTGCCGGTCACCTTCCCGGAGGCCGCGCTGGGCGCCGAGGTCAAGGTCCCGACGCTCGGTGGGCCCCCGGTCACCCTGAAGATCCCCGCAGGCACGTCCAACGGGCGGACCTTCCGGGTGCGCGGCAAGGGCGTCGGGCGCCGTGACGGTACCC belongs to Actinomycetes bacterium and includes:
- a CDS encoding DnaJ C-terminal domain-containing protein, whose amino-acid sequence is HGTGAKAGTTPRVCPTCEGTGQTSRNAGGFAFAEPCRACRGRGLVVDDPCPTCQGSGRGRSTRTIQARIPAGVRDGQRIRLKGKGASGERGGPNGDLYVVVKVTPHPLFGRSEDNLTITVPVTFPEAALGAEVKVPTLGGPPVTLKIPAGTSNGRTFRVRGKGVGRRDGTRGDLLVTVEVAVPQRLDADATAALEAFRTATAAENPRAGLLGGEAR